One genomic region from Paraburkholderia azotifigens encodes:
- a CDS encoding TetR family transcriptional regulator, with product MQPASELELAPGKRKLIEAALRLTASGRSFTSLGLRELAREAKLNPNTFYRHFDTLDDLAREAVDWVSRRLRPMLRHERWLAAHDEPHSVPRRACAAFFAFALENREAFLSALAEYHGTSPVLREAVRVNLNEVSTEMAEDVVQLNLMPALPRETVEEICTQIVLQLFHLSHEFIGNAAQRESLIDYAERFIVRLFAGAVVLAQHEAHG from the coding sequence ATGCAACCCGCATCGGAACTGGAACTCGCGCCCGGCAAGCGCAAACTGATCGAGGCTGCGCTGCGGCTCACGGCCAGTGGGCGCAGCTTCACGAGTCTCGGGCTGCGCGAACTGGCACGCGAGGCAAAACTCAATCCGAACACCTTCTACCGGCACTTCGATACGCTCGATGACCTTGCGCGCGAAGCCGTCGATTGGGTCAGCCGCCGTTTGCGGCCCATGCTGCGGCACGAACGCTGGCTTGCCGCGCACGACGAACCGCATAGCGTGCCGCGCCGCGCGTGTGCTGCGTTCTTTGCGTTCGCGCTGGAAAACCGCGAGGCGTTTCTGAGCGCGCTGGCCGAATATCATGGCACGTCGCCTGTGCTGCGCGAGGCCGTGCGCGTCAACCTGAACGAAGTGTCGACGGAGATGGCCGAGGACGTCGTGCAGTTGAACCTGATGCCTGCGCTGCCGCGCGAGACCGTGGAGGAAATCTGTACGCAGATCGTGCTGCAATTGTTCCATCTGTCGCACGAATTTATCGGCAACGCTGCGCAGCGCGAGTCGTTGATCGATTACGCGGAGCGCTTCATCGTCAGGCTGTTTGCGGGCGCGGTAGTGCTCGCGCAGCACGAGGCGCACGGCTGA
- a CDS encoding class I SAM-dependent methyltransferase, whose translation MNDDSTQRFTDRVADYVKFRPGYPREIVTFLHSNCGLAPGAKVADIGAGTGISARLFLDAGHPVVAVEPNQAMRAAADAWLGDYPSYSSVAGTAESTSLGSASVDLVVAAQAFHWFDPLAARREFARILTPRGLIALMWNSRLLDGTPFLAGYEALLRRFSDDYLSVSGRYADDASMAAWFGDGLAHTARMPNAQKLDFEGLKGRLMSSSYAPKVGHPNHEPMLAALSDLFDRTAQNGTIEFVYETRVYVGCRKHGR comes from the coding sequence ATGAACGATGATTCCACCCAGCGCTTCACCGACCGAGTCGCCGACTACGTCAAATTCCGGCCGGGCTATCCCCGCGAAATCGTCACATTCCTGCACTCAAACTGCGGACTGGCTCCCGGTGCGAAGGTCGCCGACATCGGCGCGGGCACGGGAATTTCGGCACGCCTTTTTCTGGACGCAGGACACCCCGTCGTCGCCGTCGAGCCCAATCAGGCGATGCGAGCCGCCGCCGATGCGTGGCTCGGGGACTACCCCAGCTATTCCAGCGTGGCGGGCACAGCCGAATCGACGTCACTCGGCAGCGCGAGCGTCGATCTCGTCGTCGCGGCGCAGGCGTTTCACTGGTTCGATCCCCTTGCCGCGCGACGTGAGTTCGCGCGCATTCTGACGCCGCGCGGTCTGATCGCGTTGATGTGGAATAGCCGGCTGCTCGACGGTACGCCTTTTCTTGCTGGCTACGAAGCGTTGCTGCGCCGTTTCAGCGACGACTACTTGTCCGTTTCCGGGCGCTACGCGGACGACGCATCGATGGCTGCCTGGTTCGGCGACGGTCTCGCGCACACCGCACGGATGCCGAACGCGCAGAAGCTCGACTTCGAAGGGCTGAAGGGCAGGCTGATGTCGTCGTCGTACGCGCCGAAAGTCGGGCATCCGAATCATGAGCCGATGCTCGCTGCGCTAAGTGATCTGTTTGACCGTACCGCACAGAACGGCACGATCGAATTCGTCTATGAAACGCGCGTGTATGTCGGGTGTCGCAAACACGGGCGCTAA
- a CDS encoding ABC transporter permease subunit, which translates to MKPNRVLQFIALAIGFAFLYVPIISLVVYSFNESQLVTVWTRFSTRWYSALLQDEELINAAWLSLRVALLTAFASVIIGTWAGFVLARMGRFRGFTLYTGMINAPLVIPEVIQGISLLLLFIEMGKWLGWPAGRGIFTIWIGHVMLCISYVAIIVQSRVRDLHPSLEEAALDLGATPLRVFFFITLPLISQALVAGWLLSFTLSIDDLVLSAFLSGPGSTTLPLVVFSRVRLGLNPEMNALATLFIAVVTVGVVVANHFMQRAEKRRLAMAI; encoded by the coding sequence ATGAAGCCCAATCGTGTATTGCAGTTCATCGCGCTCGCGATCGGCTTCGCGTTCCTCTACGTGCCGATCATCAGCCTCGTCGTGTACTCGTTCAACGAGTCGCAGCTCGTGACGGTGTGGACGCGCTTCTCGACGCGCTGGTACTCGGCCTTGCTGCAGGACGAAGAACTGATCAACGCCGCGTGGCTGTCGCTGCGGGTGGCGTTGCTGACCGCGTTCGCGTCGGTGATCATCGGCACCTGGGCGGGCTTCGTGCTCGCGCGCATGGGTCGGTTTCGCGGCTTCACGCTGTACACCGGGATGATCAATGCACCCCTCGTCATTCCCGAAGTGATCCAGGGCATTTCGCTGCTGCTGCTGTTCATCGAAATGGGCAAGTGGCTCGGCTGGCCGGCGGGACGCGGCATTTTCACGATCTGGATCGGTCACGTGATGTTGTGTATTTCCTACGTCGCGATTATTGTGCAGTCGCGCGTGCGCGACCTGCATCCGTCGCTCGAGGAAGCTGCACTGGATCTCGGCGCCACGCCGTTGCGTGTATTTTTCTTCATCACGCTGCCGCTGATCTCGCAGGCGCTGGTGGCCGGGTGGCTGCTGTCGTTCACGCTGTCGATCGATGACCTGGTGCTTTCCGCGTTCCTGTCGGGCCCGGGTTCGACGACGCTGCCGCTGGTGGTGTTCTCGCGCGTGCGGCTCGGGCTGAATCCGGAAATGAATGCACTGGCGACGCTGTTCATCGCCGTCGTCACGGTGGGCGTCGTGGTGGCGAATCACTTCATGCAGCGCGCCGAGAAGCGGCGTCTGGCAATGGCAATCTGA
- a CDS encoding flavin-containing monooxygenase, whose product MSSPRPAELRIAIIGSGFSGIGMAIRLKRLGYTSFSIYEAAGDLGGTWRDNIYPGAACDVPSHLYSFSFEANPAWSRAFSHQHEILAYLKHCARKYQVDSAIQFNAHVTAARFDEARMVWLLDIARNGMHETVEADVVIAASGPLSRPAMPRIDGLDTFRGKIFHSARWDHAYPLEGKRVAVIGTGASAIQFVPQIQPRVAALLLFQRTAPWIMPKPDKPIGDRARWFFKHLPFTQRFVRGAIYWQMESRGIAFFVNPRLAHPAMKFARSYLERRVKDPALRAKVTPDYRLGCKRVLLSSDYYPALRQPNVSVVTTPIRTIVHDGIVTSDGVHHAVDAIICGTGFQVNDVGAPFDVSGVDGADLGALWLRDGPEAYLGTSIANFPNFFMMAGPNTGLGHNSMIYMIESQVQYIADCLRELQRRGARTMNLRSDVQRAFNERLQLDMRQTVWASGCHSWYQTKSGKVTAIWPGFTFSFRRRTRRVRGSEYIYSR is encoded by the coding sequence ATGTCCTCTCCCCGTCCTGCCGAGTTGCGTATCGCGATTATTGGAAGCGGCTTCTCGGGCATCGGCATGGCGATCCGGCTCAAGCGGCTAGGCTACACATCATTTTCAATCTACGAAGCGGCCGGCGATTTAGGCGGCACGTGGCGCGATAACATCTATCCGGGCGCTGCATGCGATGTGCCGTCGCATCTGTATTCGTTTTCATTCGAAGCGAACCCGGCATGGTCACGGGCGTTCAGCCATCAACACGAGATACTGGCGTATCTGAAGCATTGTGCACGCAAGTATCAGGTGGACAGCGCGATCCAGTTCAATGCACACGTAACGGCTGCGCGTTTCGATGAAGCACGTATGGTCTGGCTGCTCGACATCGCACGTAATGGCATGCATGAGACCGTCGAGGCGGACGTCGTGATCGCCGCAAGCGGCCCGTTGTCTCGTCCCGCGATGCCGCGCATCGATGGGCTCGATACCTTTCGCGGCAAGATATTTCATTCGGCACGTTGGGATCACGCCTATCCGCTCGAAGGCAAACGCGTCGCGGTCATTGGCACAGGCGCGAGTGCAATCCAGTTCGTGCCGCAAATCCAGCCGCGCGTCGCAGCGTTGCTGCTGTTCCAGCGCACCGCGCCGTGGATCATGCCCAAGCCCGACAAGCCCATCGGCGATCGCGCGCGCTGGTTCTTCAAGCATCTGCCGTTCACACAACGCTTCGTACGCGGTGCAATTTACTGGCAGATGGAATCGCGCGGCATCGCCTTCTTCGTCAACCCCAGGCTCGCACATCCCGCGATGAAATTTGCGCGCAGCTATCTCGAACGTCGGGTGAAGGATCCTGCACTGCGCGCGAAAGTCACGCCCGACTACAGGCTCGGATGCAAGCGCGTGCTGCTGTCGAGCGACTACTACCCTGCACTCCGTCAGCCTAATGTGAGTGTCGTGACCACGCCGATTCGCACTATCGTGCACGACGGCATCGTGACGTCCGACGGCGTGCATCATGCCGTCGATGCGATCATTTGCGGCACCGGATTTCAGGTCAACGACGTCGGTGCGCCATTCGACGTCTCGGGCGTCGATGGTGCCGACCTTGGCGCGTTGTGGCTGCGCGATGGTCCCGAAGCGTACCTCGGCACCAGCATCGCGAACTTCCCGAACTTCTTCATGATGGCAGGCCCGAACACGGGCCTTGGTCACAACTCGATGATCTACATGATCGAGTCCCAGGTGCAATACATTGCCGACTGCCTTCGTGAACTGCAGCGTCGCGGCGCACGCACGATGAATCTTCGTTCCGACGTACAACGCGCATTCAATGAGCGCCTGCAACTCGACATGCGGCAAACAGTGTGGGCCAGCGGCTGCCATAGCTGGTATCAGACGAAGAGCGGCAAGGTTACCGCGATCTGGCCGGGCTTCACGTTCAGTTTCCGCCGGCGCACGCGCCGTGTGCGCGGCAGCGAATACATCTATTCACGTTAG
- a CDS encoding alpha/beta fold hydrolase — MGTDVHYVDEGAGESTIVMIHGFASSLHTWNDVASAMTRDYRVIRLDLPPFGVTGPLRNAAGAIETTDLPTYRRFFDTFMQVLGIGRATLIGSSLGGLLAWDYAARHRDAVERLVLIDAAGFPLKLPVYIGLFNHAPVRLSAPWCLPESIITGAVRNVYGDACEIAPDLLRRYVEFFHGEGTREAIGKMVPALDFADLDTTVLSTLDVPTLILWGAKDRWIPPEHAAEFTRRIPGARSIMYDGLGHIPMEEAPQRVMQDLQSFLGTPDILRTPVQV; from the coding sequence ATGGGCACCGATGTGCACTACGTCGACGAAGGCGCGGGCGAGAGTACGATCGTGATGATCCATGGCTTCGCTTCATCGCTGCATACATGGAACGATGTTGCATCCGCCATGACGCGCGACTATCGCGTGATCCGGCTCGATCTCCCGCCGTTTGGCGTGACAGGGCCGCTGCGCAATGCAGCGGGCGCCATCGAAACAACGGACCTGCCCACCTATCGGCGTTTCTTCGACACCTTCATGCAGGTGCTCGGCATTGGTCGGGCGACGTTGATCGGCAGTTCGCTTGGAGGTCTGCTCGCGTGGGATTATGCGGCGCGCCACCGCGACGCCGTCGAGCGGCTCGTACTGATCGATGCCGCCGGCTTTCCGCTGAAGCTGCCTGTCTATATCGGTCTGTTCAATCATGCGCCCGTGCGCCTGAGCGCGCCGTGGTGCCTGCCGGAATCGATCATCACCGGCGCTGTGCGCAACGTCTATGGCGACGCGTGCGAGATCGCGCCGGACCTATTGCGCCGCTATGTCGAGTTCTTTCACGGTGAAGGCACGCGTGAAGCGATCGGCAAAATGGTGCCGGCACTCGACTTCGCCGATCTCGATACCACCGTGCTGAGCACACTCGACGTGCCGACGCTGATACTGTGGGGTGCAAAAGATCGCTGGATTCCTCCGGAACATGCAGCGGAATTCACGCGCCGTATTCCAGGTGCGCGATCGATCATGTACGACGGACTCGGACATATTCCGATGGAGGAAGCGCCGCAGCGGGTCATGCAGGACCTGCAATCATTTCTCGGCACGCCCGATATTCTGCGCACTCCGGTGCAGGTTTAG
- a CDS encoding IS110 family transposase: MCTGHTPAISSAEASVNHDSTVFVGLDVHKESITVAYAIDMADVELLGKIGTLKADIDRLCKRVQSKARHVRVVYEAGPCGYGLYRELVERGFDCVVCAPSLIPKKPGERVKTDRRDAVKLVRALRAGDLSAVHVPDVEDEAFRDLARTWAAAKADLRQARQRLKSFLLSHGVRYSGNANWGPAHRRWISVFAFPNHWQQLAFDECRRTIEDRFAQCERLEATLHEAVVGWRFYPAILGLQTMRGIQFITAVGMLSELGDLSRFEHPRQLMAWLGVTPSEHSSGERRRQGSITKNGNSYARKLLVEAAWSYRYPARVSPEIQRRHEGIPKRILDRAWDAQVRLCRRYRKLAARGKNVNIAVVAVARELAGFIWDISKLAMSLAVTRNEQPA, from the coding sequence ATGTGCACAGGGCACACCCCGGCGATTTCCAGCGCGGAGGCCAGCGTGAACCACGATAGCACGGTGTTTGTCGGTCTGGATGTTCACAAGGAGTCGATCACGGTGGCGTACGCAATCGATATGGCCGACGTGGAACTGTTGGGCAAGATCGGAACGCTGAAGGCGGATATCGATCGCTTGTGCAAGCGTGTTCAGTCGAAGGCGCGCCATGTCCGCGTTGTCTATGAAGCCGGCCCCTGCGGCTACGGACTCTACAGGGAGCTCGTTGAAAGAGGATTCGACTGCGTGGTATGCGCGCCGTCCCTGATCCCGAAGAAACCGGGCGAGCGCGTCAAGACGGACCGGCGCGATGCGGTCAAGCTCGTACGCGCACTGCGCGCTGGCGACCTGTCAGCGGTACACGTGCCGGATGTTGAAGATGAGGCGTTCCGGGACCTGGCGCGCACATGGGCGGCAGCGAAAGCAGATCTCAGACAGGCCCGCCAGCGATTGAAGTCCTTCCTGCTATCGCATGGAGTCCGCTACTCAGGTAACGCCAACTGGGGTCCCGCGCACCGGCGATGGATAAGCGTATTTGCATTCCCAAACCACTGGCAGCAACTGGCCTTCGACGAGTGCCGTCGCACGATCGAAGACAGGTTTGCGCAATGTGAGCGCCTCGAGGCGACCCTGCACGAAGCTGTCGTCGGCTGGCGATTTTATCCGGCCATTCTCGGTCTGCAGACCATGCGCGGCATACAGTTCATCACCGCCGTGGGCATGCTCTCCGAATTGGGAGATCTCTCCCGCTTCGAGCACCCGCGTCAACTGATGGCCTGGCTGGGCGTGACGCCCTCAGAACATTCTTCGGGTGAGCGGCGGCGTCAGGGCAGCATCACGAAGAACGGCAATAGCTATGCAAGAAAGCTGCTCGTCGAGGCCGCCTGGAGCTACAGATACCCGGCACGCGTGAGCCCGGAAATTCAGCGCCGACATGAAGGCATCCCCAAGCGCATCCTCGACCGTGCCTGGGACGCACAGGTCCGACTCTGCCGCCGATACCGCAAGCTGGCAGCACGCGGCAAGAATGTGAACATCGCTGTCGTCGCCGTCGCACGCGAACTTGCGGGGTTCATCTGGGACATCAGCAAGCTCGCAATGTCGCTCGCCGTAACGCGAAACGAGCAGCCGGCGTAG
- a CDS encoding tetratricopeptide repeat protein: MKKFLAAAGVSLTLSLMLVSGAAFAVPTATQIETTIQQGNWPKADAQLNEVLKAHPDSARAHYLYAQVLDREGRPADALAQLQQAKTLDPQVRFTDPGRFAETEARLRADAARVGGASHRTSNPFAQQESTPATQSATQSAIRQAPERHGPSMGMWIGIVVLIGAIALILRWTLRRARSQDDTRANDDRRVQLKRATDLLNDVRSLKLDVKLSTAPGHEALEREVEGAETQLRQLVEALSNSKNPVPPYQIEDLERQVASLKARAEGRPDPNAAPAATSAAGESPYAREANEAFGRSQPGYPPNYPPQAPYPYPPQQQQPPVIVQQGGGFGGGMGGLLTGVLLGEALNSGRDRVVERDVIVDDESRKRGGSDAGSIDFGQGSNDWSDGGGDGGVDMGSNDDSGGWNDT; the protein is encoded by the coding sequence CAGGGCAACTGGCCAAAGGCCGACGCGCAGTTGAACGAAGTGCTGAAGGCGCATCCCGACAGCGCTCGCGCGCACTATCTGTACGCGCAGGTGCTGGACCGCGAAGGCCGCCCCGCTGATGCCCTTGCGCAGCTTCAACAGGCGAAGACACTCGACCCGCAGGTCCGCTTCACGGACCCCGGCCGATTCGCAGAGACGGAAGCGCGTCTGCGCGCTGACGCTGCGCGTGTCGGCGGCGCCTCGCATCGCACCAGCAATCCGTTCGCGCAGCAGGAGTCCACGCCTGCCACCCAGTCCGCAACGCAGTCCGCAATCCGGCAGGCGCCCGAGCGGCACGGTCCTTCGATGGGCATGTGGATCGGCATCGTCGTGCTGATCGGCGCAATCGCGCTGATCTTGCGCTGGACGCTGCGCCGCGCGCGCTCGCAGGACGACACGCGCGCCAACGACGACCGTCGCGTGCAACTCAAGCGCGCCACCGATCTGCTCAACGACGTGCGTTCGCTGAAGCTCGACGTGAAGCTGTCGACGGCGCCAGGGCATGAGGCGCTCGAACGCGAAGTCGAAGGCGCCGAGACGCAGTTGCGGCAGCTGGTCGAAGCGCTGTCGAACAGCAAGAACCCCGTCCCGCCTTATCAGATCGAAGATCTCGAACGGCAGGTGGCGAGCCTCAAGGCGCGCGCCGAAGGCCGGCCCGATCCGAACGCGGCACCCGCTGCCACGTCGGCCGCGGGTGAGTCGCCGTACGCTCGCGAAGCGAACGAAGCATTCGGCCGCAGCCAGCCGGGCTATCCGCCGAACTATCCGCCGCAAGCTCCCTACCCGTATCCGCCGCAGCAACAGCAACCGCCCGTCATCGTGCAGCAAGGCGGCGGCTTCGGCGGCGGCATGGGCGGCCTGCTGACGGGCGTGCTGCTCGGCGAAGCGCTCAACTCCGGCCGCGATCGCGTGGTCGAGCGCGATGTGATCGTCGACGACGAATCGCGCAAGCGTGGCGGCAGCGACGCGGGCTCGATCGATTTCGGCCAGGGTTCCAACGACTGGAGCGATGGCGGCGGAGACGGTGGCGTCGACATGGGCAGCAACGACGATTCGGGCGGCTGGAACGATACGTGA
- a CDS encoding ABC transporter ATP-binding protein, translating to MSDQSNVLAGAGVSSSGNSAAAQNAAENFVQIVDVVKKFGETVAVKGVNLSVKKGELFALLGSSGCGKSTLLRMLAGLETVTSGKILIDGEDLAQMPPYRRPVNMMFQSYALFPHMTVEANVAFGLRQEGVPKAELKDRVQSALELVQMGRFAKRKPHQLSGGQQQRVALARSLVKRPKLLLLDEPMSALDKQIRQRTQIELVNILDKVGVTCIMVTHDQEEAMTMAGRLAVMSEGEIVQLGTPNEVYEYPNSRFSAEFIGSTNLFDGNVVEDEPDHVYIETPDLPVRLYVSHGITGPLGMPVTISVRPERIALTRKPPEGAFNWGKGTVTNIAYMGGYSLYHVKLDAGKTVIANVSSLALSEIETPTWGDEVYVRWSASAGVVLTS from the coding sequence ATGAGTGACCAGTCGAACGTGCTGGCAGGGGCCGGCGTGTCGTCCTCGGGCAATTCCGCCGCTGCGCAGAACGCAGCGGAAAACTTCGTGCAGATCGTCGACGTCGTGAAAAAATTCGGCGAGACGGTCGCGGTCAAGGGTGTCAATCTGTCGGTCAAGAAGGGCGAACTGTTCGCGCTGCTCGGCAGTTCCGGTTGCGGCAAGTCGACACTCCTGCGCATGCTCGCGGGGTTGGAAACGGTCACGTCGGGCAAGATCCTGATCGACGGCGAAGACCTCGCGCAGATGCCGCCGTACCGGCGTCCCGTCAACATGATGTTCCAGTCGTATGCGCTGTTCCCGCACATGACGGTCGAAGCGAATGTCGCGTTCGGCCTCAGGCAGGAAGGCGTACCGAAGGCCGAACTGAAGGATCGCGTGCAGTCGGCGCTCGAACTCGTGCAGATGGGCCGCTTCGCGAAGCGCAAGCCGCATCAGCTGTCGGGCGGGCAGCAGCAGCGCGTCGCGCTCGCTCGCTCGCTCGTCAAGCGTCCGAAGCTGCTGCTGCTCGACGAGCCGATGTCCGCGCTCGACAAGCAGATCCGGCAGCGCACGCAGATCGAGCTCGTCAATATCCTCGACAAGGTCGGCGTCACCTGCATCATGGTCACGCACGATCAGGAAGAAGCGATGACGATGGCGGGGCGCCTCGCCGTGATGAGCGAAGGCGAGATCGTGCAGCTCGGCACGCCGAACGAAGTCTACGAGTATCCGAACAGCCGCTTCTCGGCGGAGTTCATCGGCTCGACGAATCTGTTCGACGGCAACGTCGTCGAGGACGAGCCGGATCATGTGTATATCGAAACGCCGGACCTGCCCGTGCGCCTGTACGTGAGCCACGGCATCACGGGGCCGCTCGGCATGCCCGTGACGATCTCGGTGCGCCCCGAGCGCATCGCGCTCACGCGCAAGCCGCCCGAAGGCGCATTCAACTGGGGCAAGGGCACGGTCACGAACATTGCGTACATGGGCGGCTACTCGCTGTATCACGTGAAGCTCGATGCGGGCAAAACCGTGATCGCCAACGTGTCGAGCCTCGCACTGTCCGAGATCGAAACGCCGACCTGGGGCGATGAAGTGTATGTGCGCTGGAGCGCATCGGCGGGCGTGGTGCTGACCTCATGA
- a CDS encoding ABC transporter permease subunit — translation MKSALHSFMRWPVRRFHLTGRTAVVAGPFIWLLLFFLVPFLLVVKISFADLQLGIPPYTELTTFTDGVVHIALDLSHYAFLLTDSLYFATYVNSVVVAAISTLLCLLLGYPMAYYIARSNPATRNILMMAVMLPFWTSFLIRVYAWIGILKNNGLLNNFLMSIGLIHSPIELYHTNTAVYIGMVYSYLPFLVMPLYAHLVKMDLTLLEAAYDLGAKPWTAFWRITLPLSKNGIIAGCLLVFIPAVGEYVIPELLGGANTLMIGRVMWNEFFDNADWPMASAVTCAMVLLLLVPMALFQYAQAKELEEKR, via the coding sequence ATGAAAAGCGCGCTGCATTCCTTCATGAGGTGGCCCGTGCGCCGCTTCCATCTGACGGGGCGCACGGCCGTCGTCGCGGGGCCGTTCATCTGGCTGCTGCTGTTCTTCCTCGTGCCGTTCCTGCTCGTCGTGAAGATCAGCTTCGCGGATCTGCAGCTCGGCATTCCGCCGTACACGGAACTGACGACGTTCACGGACGGCGTCGTTCACATCGCGCTTGACCTGTCGCACTACGCGTTCCTGCTGACCGACAGCCTGTACTTCGCGACCTATGTGAACTCGGTGGTCGTCGCGGCGATTTCGACGCTGCTCTGTCTGCTGCTCGGCTATCCGATGGCGTACTACATCGCGCGCTCGAATCCCGCCACGCGCAACATCCTGATGATGGCCGTGATGCTGCCGTTCTGGACGTCGTTTCTGATCCGCGTGTATGCGTGGATCGGCATCCTGAAGAACAACGGGCTGCTGAACAACTTCCTGATGTCGATCGGGCTGATTCATTCGCCCATCGAGCTATATCACACGAACACGGCCGTCTATATCGGCATGGTGTATTCGTACCTGCCGTTCCTCGTGATGCCGCTCTACGCGCATCTCGTGAAGATGGACCTGACGCTGCTCGAGGCCGCGTACGACCTCGGTGCGAAGCCGTGGACGGCGTTCTGGCGGATCACACTGCCGCTGTCGAAGAACGGCATCATCGCGGGCTGTCTGCTGGTGTTCATTCCGGCTGTGGGCGAGTACGTGATTCCTGAACTGCTCGGCGGCGCGAATACGTTGATGATCGGCCGCGTGATGTGGAATGAGTTCTTCGATAACGCCGACTGGCCGATGGCTTCCGCCGTCACCTGCGCGATGGTGCTGCTGCTGCTCGTTCCGATGGCGCTGTTTCAGTATGCGCAGGCGAAGGAACTGGAGGAGAAACGCTGA
- a CDS encoding methyl-accepting chemotaxis protein — MTGFFNRRSRRHGGTSSVVGEIAAQAGKLGIEICDVSGHIEEVAARVERQADVCHTLRQSAAATLAGNHRIAAAAREMSTVTAQAAGDVENSQQTLDGSLSDIHGLVEGVTVIESQIGALRAALSHVSRVSEEISLIARQTHLLALNAAIEAARAGDFGKSFAVVAAEVKTLSAKTAQATGQIETTLAQLTEQTERLIAEGAENTARAQRVREGTRMIGDVVHTTGHAIMQLNAEANQIATLSGEIEEQCNAFESQVLEIATDVEHSGENFVQAKNRLGSLLGVSENLIELTAATGVATADTPFIDAVEAAAAKVGKLFEVAIARGELTMNDLFDDRYVPVPGTNPPQFVTRFTELTDKILPLVQEPMLELDPRVAFCAAVDVRGYLPTHNLKFSQPQRDDPVWNAANCRNRRIFNDRTGLAAGTSTKRFLLQTYRRDMGGGEYALMKDASAPIFVNGRHWGGLRIGYRI; from the coding sequence ATGACGGGCTTCTTCAATCGCCGCTCGCGCCGCCATGGCGGCACTTCTTCCGTTGTCGGCGAAATCGCCGCGCAGGCGGGCAAGCTGGGCATCGAGATCTGCGACGTGTCCGGCCATATCGAAGAAGTCGCCGCGCGGGTTGAACGGCAGGCCGACGTGTGCCACACGCTGCGCCAGTCGGCGGCGGCCACTCTCGCGGGCAACCATCGCATCGCCGCGGCGGCTCGCGAAATGAGCACGGTGACGGCACAGGCCGCGGGCGATGTCGAAAATTCGCAGCAGACACTCGACGGATCGCTGTCCGATATACACGGGCTGGTCGAAGGCGTGACGGTGATCGAGAGCCAGATCGGCGCGTTGCGGGCGGCGCTCTCACACGTGAGCCGCGTGTCGGAGGAGATTTCGCTGATCGCCCGGCAAACGCACCTGCTCGCGCTGAACGCCGCGATCGAGGCCGCGCGCGCCGGCGACTTCGGCAAGAGCTTCGCCGTCGTCGCGGCCGAGGTGAAGACGCTCTCCGCCAAGACAGCGCAGGCGACGGGCCAGATCGAAACGACGCTCGCCCAACTCACCGAACAGACAGAACGTCTGATTGCCGAGGGCGCCGAAAACACCGCACGCGCACAACGGGTACGCGAAGGCACGCGGATGATCGGCGACGTCGTGCATACGACGGGTCACGCCATCATGCAATTAAATGCAGAGGCGAACCAGATCGCGACACTGTCCGGTGAAATCGAAGAGCAATGCAATGCATTCGAATCGCAGGTGCTGGAGATTGCGACGGACGTCGAGCATTCCGGCGAGAATTTCGTGCAGGCGAAGAACCGGCTCGGCAGTCTGCTCGGCGTATCGGAGAATCTGATCGAACTGACGGCGGCCACAGGCGTCGCAACGGCCGACACGCCCTTCATCGACGCCGTCGAAGCAGCGGCGGCGAAAGTCGGCAAACTGTTCGAAGTGGCAATCGCACGCGGTGAGCTGACAATGAACGACCTGTTCGACGATCGCTACGTTCCGGTACCCGGAACAAACCCGCCGCAGTTCGTCACGCGCTTCACCGAGTTGACAGACAAGATTCTGCCGCTCGTCCAGGAGCCGATGCTGGAACTGGATCCTCGCGTGGCCTTCTGTGCAGCCGTCGACGTGCGCGGCTACCTCCCCACTCACAATCTCAAGTTCTCGCAGCCGCAGCGCGACGATCCTGTGTGGAATGCCGCGAACTGCCGCAACCGGCGGATCTTCAACGACCGCACGGGCCTTGCCGCCGGAACCAGTACGAAGCGTTTTCTGCTGCAAACCTACCGGCGCGACATGGGCGGTGGCGAATATGCGCTGATGAAGGACGCGTCGGCGCCGATCTTCGTGAACGGCCGGCATTGGGGTGGCCTGCGGATCGGCTACCGGATCTGA